From one Streptomyces mobaraensis genomic stretch:
- the cas5 gene encoding CRISPR-associated protein Cas5 encodes MTHVLLIRLAGPLQSWGTASRFAARRDSHSRPSKSAVIGMCAAALGLPRSMGLEMPKQPTETDEPGKVPAFGELARTVFGVRADHPGTPVRDYHTVGAGTYPLRPRDLITDHRRAAAVAASLDTATGDRFGHHTLTGWYGAPKKIAADPHSGVLISGELTRSALITERWYLADATFLVGLQHESDSFLETVRQALEHPRRLLWLGRKSCPPSGTLGLRVVPGDLDTAFRTHRLLPVAHDDTDPTRRPWAWFQVPPTERGATPVQDQPVSFDALRPEHTTRWETRRRITIDADAAQWKDIIL; translated from the coding sequence GTGACGCACGTCCTCCTCATCCGACTGGCCGGGCCATTGCAGTCGTGGGGAACGGCCTCCCGCTTCGCGGCCCGTCGCGACTCGCACAGCCGGCCTTCCAAGTCGGCCGTGATCGGAATGTGCGCCGCCGCTCTGGGGCTGCCGAGGTCCATGGGGTTGGAGATGCCCAAGCAGCCTACGGAAACGGACGAGCCGGGGAAGGTCCCCGCCTTCGGTGAACTGGCACGCACCGTTTTCGGCGTGCGTGCCGACCACCCCGGTACTCCCGTCCGCGACTACCACACCGTCGGTGCGGGCACCTACCCGCTGCGCCCACGCGACCTCATCACCGATCACAGGCGGGCCGCCGCCGTCGCGGCAAGCCTCGACACGGCCACCGGGGACCGGTTCGGCCACCACACGCTCACCGGCTGGTACGGCGCCCCCAAGAAGATCGCCGCGGATCCGCACTCCGGCGTATTGATCTCCGGAGAGCTGACCCGTTCCGCCCTCATCACCGAGCGGTGGTACCTGGCGGACGCGACGTTCCTCGTGGGGCTCCAGCATGAAAGCGACAGTTTCCTGGAGACGGTGCGGCAGGCGCTCGAACACCCACGGCGGCTGCTGTGGCTGGGGCGCAAGTCCTGCCCCCCGTCCGGAACCCTTGGTCTGCGGGTCGTCCCCGGCGACCTGGACACCGCGTTCCGCACTCACCGGCTCCTGCCGGTCGCCCACGATGACACCGACCCGACGCGCAGGCCATGGGCGTGGTTCCAGGTCCCGCCCACCGAACGCGGCGCCACACCCGTCCAGGACCAGCCGGTGAGCTTCGACGCGCTGCGGCCCGAGCACACCACTCGCTGGGAGACACGCCGGCGCATCACGATCGACGCGGATGCCGCCCAGTGGAAAGACATCATCCTGTGA
- a CDS encoding type I-E CRISPR-associated protein Cas6/Cse3/CasE yields MTDSARTRTATARFVATHSVLTLDARHPYAAKALVDAQDMHRTVMSGFKGWVDDGSRDPRAQMGILSTWTIDLKNAALVLVVQSRVPGDWSHVPKGALRDKPHLITVDRTYRAGDSVSFRTVVNPTYVKPQSGPDGRMRRGKRVAHTTPAGVRKWVVRHLGGGAEPSRFGVTTDAETVAVRLLPAVSSPAPHKGLKIARAELRGALTVVDPTAFVTALSDGIGHARAYSCGLVLTR; encoded by the coding sequence GTGACCGATTCCGCCCGCACCCGTACCGCGACCGCCCGGTTCGTCGCCACCCACTCCGTCCTGACCCTGGACGCCCGGCATCCCTACGCCGCCAAGGCGCTCGTCGACGCCCAGGACATGCACCGCACGGTGATGAGCGGCTTCAAGGGCTGGGTCGACGACGGCAGCCGGGACCCCAGGGCCCAAATGGGCATCCTGTCCACCTGGACCATCGACCTGAAGAACGCCGCCCTCGTGCTGGTCGTGCAGTCCAGGGTCCCCGGTGACTGGAGCCACGTCCCCAAAGGAGCTCTCCGGGACAAGCCTCACCTCATCACCGTCGACCGCACCTACCGCGCCGGCGACAGCGTCAGCTTCCGGACGGTCGTCAACCCGACCTACGTGAAGCCGCAGTCGGGCCCGGACGGGCGGATGAGGCGCGGCAAGCGGGTGGCTCACACCACGCCCGCGGGCGTTCGGAAATGGGTCGTACGCCACCTGGGCGGCGGTGCGGAGCCCAGCCGGTTCGGTGTCACGACGGACGCCGAGACCGTCGCGGTGCGGTTGCTGCCGGCGGTCTCCAGCCCTGCACCGCACAAGGGGCTGAAGATCGCCCGTGCCGAGCTGCGCGGCGCCCTCACCGTGGTGGATCCCACGGCGTTCGTCACCGCGCTGTCGGACGGTATCGGGCACGCCCGCGCATACAGTTGCGGACTCGTACTGACGCGGTGA
- a CDS encoding NAD(P)-dependent oxidoreductase yields the protein MNIVIFGAGGRAGRQVVAEAIRRGHTVTAVVRDPSRHRDLPPEARVEAGDVTDEATVARLAAGHEAAISAAVDLSGDPHDFFTTSTRALTEGLRKAGVRRLTVVGLAPVLPGPSGTPLMDEPGYPNAYRPFYLAHAAGLDLLRTSPLPWTYAAPAGDFDHDGTPVGRYRVAEHGDADDRITYADFALGLLDEMENGGGGGEVSFGGA from the coding sequence ATGAACATCGTGATCTTCGGCGCGGGCGGCAGGGCAGGCCGTCAGGTGGTGGCGGAGGCGATCCGCCGCGGCCACACCGTCACCGCCGTGGTCCGCGACCCGTCCCGCCACCGCGACCTGCCGCCGGAGGCCCGGGTGGAGGCGGGCGACGTCACGGACGAGGCGACCGTGGCCCGCTTGGCCGCGGGTCACGAGGCGGCGATCTCCGCGGCCGTCGACCTGTCCGGCGACCCGCACGACTTCTTCACGACGTCGACCCGGGCCCTGACCGAAGGCCTGCGCAAGGCCGGCGTCCGCCGCCTGACGGTCGTCGGCCTCGCCCCCGTCCTCCCGGGCCCGTCCGGCACCCCGCTGATGGACGAACCGGGGTACCCCAACGCATACCGCCCCTTCTACCTCGCCCACGCCGCCGGCCTCGACCTCCTCCGCACCTCCCCCCTGCCCTGGACCTACGCGGCCCCGGCCGGCGACTTCGACCACGACGGCACCCCCGTCGGCCGCTATCGGGTGGCGGAACACGGCGACGCCGACGACCGCATCACGTACGCGGACTTCGCGCTGGGTCTGCTGGACGAGATGGAGAACGGTGGGGGCGGGGGCGAGGTGAGCTTCGGCGGGGCGTGA
- a CDS encoding winged helix-turn-helix transcriptional regulator — translation MREPLPADMFDELCPSSLNPIRFGDKWAPLVIRCLEGGPRRFSELRVPLRRVTPKVLTASLRALERDGFVERTVYPGALPRVEYALTPLGRSLLGPLEAACAWAGEHWDELLDAREAYEEGRQQAG, via the coding sequence ATGAGGGAACCCCTGCCTGCCGACATGTTCGACGAGTTGTGTCCTTCCTCGCTCAATCCGATCCGGTTCGGGGACAAATGGGCGCCTCTGGTCATTCGGTGTCTGGAGGGCGGGCCGCGGCGGTTCTCCGAGTTGCGGGTTCCCCTGCGGCGCGTCACGCCCAAGGTGCTCACCGCCTCGCTGCGTGCGCTGGAGCGGGACGGGTTCGTCGAGCGGACGGTGTATCCCGGTGCCCTCCCGCGCGTCGAGTACGCCTTGACGCCGCTCGGGCGCAGCCTGCTCGGGCCGTTGGAGGCCGCCTGCGCCTGGGCCGGTGAGCACTGGGACGAGTTGCTCGATGCCCGGGAGGCGTACGAGGAGGGGCGGCAGCAAGCCGGTTGA
- a CDS encoding TIGR03842 family LLM class F420-dependent oxidoreductase: MDFGLVLQTDPPATAVVELMRRAERRGFRYGWTFDSAVLWQEPFVIHSRILEHTERLVVGPMVTNPSTRTPEVTASTFATLNDMYGNRTVCGIGRGDSAMRVAGRRPNTLAALSESMRIIRDLAEGRETDVGGTPLRLPWVRDGRLPVWMGAYGPKALALAGREADGFILQLADPFLTEWMVKAVRGAAEEAGRDPASVTVCVAAPAYVGDDLAHAREQCRWFGGMVGNHVADLVTRYGAHSGLVPEALTTYIEQRQGYDYSHHGRAGNPSTDFVPDEIVDRFCLLGPVDAHVARLEELRALGVDQFAVYAMHDAKEATIDAYGERVIPALTA, encoded by the coding sequence TTGGACTTCGGCCTCGTCCTGCAAACCGACCCGCCCGCCACCGCCGTCGTCGAGCTGATGCGCCGCGCCGAGCGCCGCGGCTTCCGGTACGGCTGGACGTTCGACTCCGCCGTGCTGTGGCAGGAGCCGTTCGTCATCCACAGCCGCATCCTGGAACACACCGAACGGCTCGTCGTGGGCCCGATGGTCACCAACCCCTCCACTCGCACCCCGGAGGTCACGGCCTCCACGTTCGCCACGCTCAACGACATGTACGGCAACCGCACGGTCTGCGGCATCGGGCGCGGCGACTCGGCGATGCGGGTCGCGGGCCGCCGCCCCAACACCCTGGCCGCGCTGAGCGAATCGATGCGGATCATCCGCGACCTGGCCGAGGGCCGCGAGACGGACGTCGGCGGCACACCGCTGCGGCTGCCCTGGGTGCGCGATGGCCGGCTCCCGGTCTGGATGGGGGCCTACGGCCCGAAGGCCCTCGCCCTGGCCGGCCGCGAGGCCGACGGCTTTATCCTCCAGCTGGCCGACCCCTTCCTCACCGAGTGGATGGTCAAGGCCGTCCGCGGCGCGGCGGAGGAGGCCGGCCGCGACCCGGCGTCCGTCACGGTCTGCGTCGCCGCCCCCGCGTACGTGGGGGACGACCTCGCCCACGCCCGCGAACAGTGCCGCTGGTTCGGCGGCATGGTCGGCAACCACGTCGCCGACCTCGTCACCCGCTACGGCGCCCACTCGGGCCTGGTCCCCGAGGCCCTCACCACGTACATCGAACAGCGCCAGGGGTACGACTACAGCCACCACGGCCGCGCGGGCAACCCGTCGACGGACTTCGTCCCGGACGAGATCGTCGACCGCTTCTGCCTGCTGGGCCCGGTGGACGCGCACGTGGCGCGGCTGGAGGAGCTACGGGCCCTGGGGGTGGACCAGTTCGCGGTGTACGCGATGCACGACGCGAAGGAGGCGACGATCGACGCGTACGGGGAACGGGTGATCCCGGCGCTGACGGCGTGA
- the hydA gene encoding dihydropyrimidinase: protein MTRTLVKGGLVITAAEETYADVLVEDGKVAALAAAGSSVARGWTADRTIDAAGRYVVPGGVDAHTHFDFPFGGTSSSDTFETGTRAAAWGGTTTVVDFAVQTRGRALREGLDAWHAKAEGKCAVDYAFHMILSDVNEDTLKEMDLLVGEGLTSFKLFMAYPGVLYSDDGQILRAMQRAAGNGGLIMMHAENGIAIDVLVRQALEAGKTDPRYHGEVRRALLEAEATHRAIQLARVAGSPLYVVHVSAEEAVAELAAARDKGLPVFGETCPQYLFLSTDNLAEPGFEGAKYVCSTPLRPREHQAALWRGLRTDDLQVVSTDHCPFCFSGQKELGRGDFSKIPNGLPGVEHRMDLLHQAVVEGRISRRRWIELACAAPARMFGLAPHKGTIAPGADADLVVYDPRATQVLSATTHHMNVDYSAYEGKEVTGRVETVLSRGEIVIDERRFTGRTGHGRYVPRTTCQYLS, encoded by the coding sequence GTGACCAGGACCCTCGTCAAGGGCGGCCTCGTCATCACCGCCGCCGAGGAGACGTACGCCGACGTCCTCGTCGAGGACGGGAAGGTGGCCGCGCTCGCGGCCGCCGGCAGCTCGGTCGCCCGGGGCTGGACGGCCGACCGGACGATCGACGCGGCCGGCAGGTACGTCGTGCCGGGCGGCGTGGACGCCCACACCCACTTCGACTTCCCCTTCGGCGGCACCTCCTCGTCCGACACCTTCGAGACCGGCACCCGGGCCGCCGCCTGGGGCGGCACCACGACCGTCGTCGACTTCGCGGTGCAGACGCGGGGCCGGGCGCTGCGCGAGGGGCTCGACGCGTGGCACGCCAAGGCGGAAGGGAAGTGCGCGGTCGACTACGCCTTCCACATGATCCTCTCCGATGTGAACGAGGACACCCTGAAGGAGATGGATCTGCTGGTGGGCGAAGGGCTGACGTCGTTCAAGCTCTTCATGGCCTACCCGGGGGTCCTCTACAGCGACGACGGGCAGATCCTGCGGGCCATGCAGCGCGCCGCCGGCAACGGTGGGCTGATCATGATGCACGCGGAGAACGGCATCGCGATCGACGTCCTGGTGCGGCAGGCCCTGGAGGCGGGGAAGACCGACCCCCGCTACCACGGCGAGGTCCGCAGGGCCCTGCTGGAGGCCGAGGCCACCCACCGCGCGATCCAGCTGGCCCGGGTCGCCGGCAGCCCGCTGTACGTCGTCCACGTCTCGGCGGAGGAGGCGGTCGCGGAGCTGGCCGCGGCCCGGGACAAGGGGCTTCCGGTCTTCGGCGAGACCTGCCCGCAGTACCTCTTCCTCTCGACCGACAACCTGGCGGAACCCGGCTTCGAGGGCGCGAAGTACGTGTGCTCGACGCCGCTCCGGCCCCGCGAGCACCAGGCGGCCCTCTGGCGCGGGCTGCGCACGGACGACCTCCAGGTCGTCTCCACCGACCACTGCCCGTTCTGCTTCTCGGGCCAGAAGGAGCTGGGCCGGGGCGACTTCTCGAAGATCCCCAACGGCCTGCCGGGCGTGGAGCACCGGATGGACCTCCTCCACCAGGCGGTCGTCGAGGGGCGCATCTCCCGCCGCCGCTGGATCGAGCTCGCGTGCGCCGCGCCGGCCCGGATGTTCGGCCTCGCCCCGCACAAGGGCACCATCGCCCCCGGCGCCGACGCCGACCTCGTCGTCTACGACCCGCGGGCCACACAGGTGCTCTCCGCCACCACCCACCACATGAACGTCGACTACTCGGCGTACGAGGGGAAGGAGGTCACCGGCCGCGTGGAGACGGTCCTGTCCCGCGGCGAGATCGTCATCGACGAACGGCGGTTCACGGGCCGTACCGGCCACGGCCGCTACGTGCCGCGGACCACCTGCCAGTACCTCTCTTGA
- a CDS encoding aspartate aminotransferase family protein, whose amino-acid sequence MEAPPGPEAPPGPVTAPGLHARHRAVLPAWLSLYYAEPIELTHGEGRHVWDADGRRYLDFFGGILTTMTAHALPEVTKAVAEQAGRILHTSTLYLDRHMVELAERVAALSGISDARVFFTTSGTEANDAALLLATTYRRSNQILAMRNSYHGRSFSTVGITGNSAWSPTSLSPLQTLYVHGAVRSQGPYAHFSDAAFTAACVRDLEDMLGQAHGTVAALIAEPVQGVGGFTAPPDGLYAAFREVLDRHGILWISDEVQTGWGRTGDHFWGWQAHAENGPPDLLTFAKGIGNGMSVGGVVARAEVMDCLEANSISTFGGSPVTMAAGLANLTYLLEHDLQGNARRVGGLLIERLRAVAAGLPAPVVREVRGRGLMIGVELTSSEATHQALERAREEGLLIGKGGRDGTVLRIAPPLTLTVAEAEEGAAALERALRRVRQDAGAGGRS is encoded by the coding sequence CTGGAGGCACCCCCCGGCCCGGAGGCACCCCCCGGCCCGGTGACCGCCCCCGGCCTCCACGCCCGTCACCGGGCCGTCCTCCCCGCCTGGTTGTCCCTCTACTACGCCGAGCCCATCGAACTCACCCACGGCGAGGGCCGTCACGTCTGGGACGCCGACGGCCGCCGCTACCTCGACTTTTTCGGCGGCATCCTCACCACCATGACCGCCCACGCGCTGCCCGAGGTCACCAAGGCGGTCGCCGAACAGGCCGGCCGGATCCTCCACACGTCCACCCTCTACCTCGACCGGCACATGGTCGAACTGGCTGAGCGCGTCGCCGCCTTGAGCGGCATCTCCGACGCCCGCGTCTTCTTCACCACCTCCGGAACCGAGGCCAACGACGCCGCGCTGCTGCTGGCCACGACCTACCGGCGGTCCAACCAGATCCTGGCCATGCGCAACAGCTACCACGGCCGTTCCTTCTCCACCGTGGGCATCACCGGCAACTCCGCCTGGTCGCCCACCAGCCTCTCGCCGCTCCAGACGCTGTACGTGCACGGCGCCGTACGCTCCCAGGGCCCGTACGCGCACTTCTCCGACGCGGCGTTCACCGCCGCCTGCGTCCGCGACCTGGAGGACATGCTCGGGCAGGCGCACGGGACGGTGGCCGCGCTGATCGCCGAACCGGTGCAGGGTGTCGGCGGGTTCACCGCCCCGCCCGACGGGCTCTACGCGGCCTTCCGGGAGGTCCTGGACCGGCACGGCATCCTCTGGATCAGCGACGAGGTGCAGACCGGCTGGGGCCGCACCGGCGACCACTTCTGGGGCTGGCAGGCCCACGCCGAGAACGGCCCGCCCGACCTGCTCACCTTCGCCAAGGGCATCGGCAACGGCATGTCCGTCGGCGGCGTCGTCGCCCGCGCGGAGGTGATGGACTGCCTGGAGGCCAACTCCATCTCCACCTTCGGCGGCAGCCCGGTCACCATGGCCGCCGGCCTCGCCAACCTCACCTACCTCCTCGAACACGACCTCCAGGGCAACGCCCGGCGCGTCGGCGGCCTGCTGATCGAACGGCTCCGGGCCGTCGCCGCCGGACTGCCGGCCCCGGTCGTCCGGGAGGTACGCGGCCGGGGACTGATGATCGGCGTCGAACTCACCTCGTCCGAGGCGACGCACCAGGCCCTCGAACGGGCCCGCGAGGAGGGCCTGTTGATCGGTAAGGGCGGCCGGGACGGCACCGTCCTGCGCATCGCCCCGCCGCTGACCCTGACCGTCGCGGAGGCGGAGGAGGGCGCGGCGGCGCTCGAACGGGCGCTGCGGCGGGTGCGGCAGGACGCCGGAGCGGGAGGACGCTCGTGA
- a CDS encoding nitrilase-related carbon-nitrogen hydrolase: protein MTTVVRAALVQAGWTGDTESMIAKHEEHARAAAAQGARVIGFQEVFNAPYFCQVQESEHYRWAEPVPDGPTVRRMRELARETGMVIVVPVFEVEQSGFYYNTAAVIDADGSYLGKYRKHHIPQVKGFWEKYYFKPGNLGWPVFDTAVGRIGVYICYDRHFPEGWRQLGLAGAQLVYNPSATHRGLSAHLWKLEQPAAAVANEYFVAAINRVGREEYGDNDFYGTSYFVDPRGQFVGDVASDTKEELVVRDLDFALIDEVRQQWAFYRDRRPDAYEGLVRP from the coding sequence ATGACCACTGTTGTGCGCGCCGCACTGGTCCAGGCCGGCTGGACCGGTGACACCGAATCGATGATCGCCAAACACGAGGAACACGCCCGCGCCGCCGCCGCGCAGGGCGCCCGGGTGATCGGCTTCCAGGAAGTCTTCAACGCCCCCTACTTCTGCCAGGTCCAGGAGAGCGAGCACTACCGCTGGGCCGAGCCGGTCCCCGACGGGCCGACCGTGCGCCGGATGCGCGAACTCGCCCGGGAGACGGGCATGGTGATCGTCGTGCCGGTCTTCGAGGTCGAGCAGTCCGGCTTCTACTACAACACCGCCGCCGTCATCGACGCCGACGGCAGCTACCTCGGCAAGTACCGCAAGCACCACATCCCGCAGGTCAAGGGCTTCTGGGAGAAGTACTACTTCAAACCCGGCAACCTCGGCTGGCCGGTCTTCGACACCGCCGTCGGCCGGATCGGCGTCTACATCTGCTACGACCGCCACTTCCCCGAGGGCTGGCGGCAACTCGGCCTCGCCGGCGCCCAGCTCGTCTACAACCCCTCGGCCACCCACCGCGGCCTCTCCGCGCACCTCTGGAAGCTCGAACAGCCCGCCGCCGCCGTCGCCAACGAGTACTTCGTCGCCGCGATCAACCGCGTCGGGCGGGAGGAGTACGGCGACAACGACTTCTACGGCACCTCGTACTTCGTCGACCCGCGCGGGCAGTTCGTCGGGGACGTCGCCAGTGACACGAAGGAGGAACTGGTCGTCCGGGACCTGGACTTCGCGCTGATCGACGAGGTCCGGCAGCAGTGGGCGTTCTACCGGGACCGGCGCCCCGACGCCTACGAGGGGCTGGTGCGGCCGTGA
- a CDS encoding isochorismatase family protein, which translates to MPATTLDPKTALVLVDLQKGITALPTAHPADEVVARAARLAAAFRDRGLPVVLVRVVGAAPGRTEAGRRTGEPPAGFAELRPELGRAEDDIVVPKRTWGAFHGTDLDDLLRRRGVTQLVLAGIATGLGVESTARAAHEHGYHVTVVTDAVTDVDPERHRNAVERVFPLLGETDTTEAVLRLLA; encoded by the coding sequence ATGCCTGCCACCACGCTCGACCCGAAGACCGCCCTCGTCCTCGTCGACCTCCAGAAGGGCATCACCGCCCTCCCGACCGCGCACCCCGCCGACGAGGTCGTCGCCCGCGCGGCCCGGCTGGCCGCGGCCTTCCGTGACCGCGGCCTCCCCGTCGTCCTGGTCCGCGTCGTCGGCGCGGCACCCGGCCGTACGGAGGCCGGGCGCCGCACCGGCGAACCCCCCGCCGGCTTCGCGGAGCTTCGCCCCGAACTCGGCCGCGCGGAGGACGACATCGTCGTCCCCAAGCGCACCTGGGGCGCCTTCCACGGCACGGACCTCGACGACCTGCTGCGCCGGCGCGGCGTCACCCAGCTCGTCCTCGCGGGGATCGCGACCGGCCTGGGCGTGGAGTCCACGGCCCGGGCCGCGCACGAGCACGGGTACCACGTGACGGTGGTGACGGACGCGGTCACGGACGTCGACCCGGAGCGGCACCGGAACGCCGTCGAGCGGGTGTTCCCGCTGCTGGGCGAGACGGATACGACGGAGGCGGTCCTTCGACTGCTCGCATGA
- the ggt gene encoding gamma-glutamyltransferase: MARPPARRRTTVLCATAALVAGLGIVPAAAQAGASDPAAAGRTPAKTPLAVGRGGAVASVDADASAAGIEVLKGGGNAVDAAVATAAALGVTEPYSGGIGGGGYFVYYDAKARKVFTIDGRERAPLSADKNLFVEKGHAIPSEEAITSGRGVGVPGAPATWDAALRSWGSRSLGQVLKPAERLARKGFTVDETFRQQTADNERRFRDFPATARLFLPGGKLPAVGATLKNPDLARTYELVGKRGIGAMYGGDVGRDVVRTVRKPPVAPGAHRVVRAGDMTQRDLRAYTVKRPGPTHTTYRGLDVYGMGPSASGGIAVAEALNVLEKSDLRKLDDKTYLHRYLEASRIAFADRNRWIGDPAQENVPTAALTSKRFAASRACLIKDSRALTSPLAPGDPRHPKPCGTTGRAAPTPYEGQQTTHMTVADKWGNVVSYTFTIEQTGGSGITVPGRGFLLNNELTDFSFTPVSPGVHDPNLPGPGKRPRSSISPTIVLDHGKLKFALGSPGGATIITTVLQTLLNHVDRGMPLVDAIAAPRASQRNSATTDVEQALWDSSVRRQLEAKGQVFKLNPSFIGAATGVERLPDGRWLAAAEKVRRGGGSAMVVRPGR, from the coding sequence ATGGCAAGACCGCCAGCGCGCCGGCGAACGACCGTGCTCTGCGCGACGGCCGCACTCGTGGCCGGACTCGGGATCGTTCCGGCCGCAGCTCAGGCCGGCGCGTCCGATCCGGCCGCGGCCGGCCGCACCCCCGCCAAGACCCCGCTGGCCGTGGGCCGCGGCGGTGCCGTCGCGAGCGTCGACGCCGACGCCTCCGCCGCCGGCATCGAGGTGCTCAAGGGCGGTGGCAACGCCGTCGACGCGGCGGTGGCCACCGCCGCCGCCCTCGGCGTCACCGAGCCGTACTCCGGCGGCATCGGCGGTGGCGGCTACTTCGTCTACTACGACGCGAAGGCCCGCAAGGTCTTCACCATCGACGGCCGCGAACGGGCGCCGCTGAGCGCGGACAAGAACCTGTTCGTCGAGAAGGGGCACGCGATCCCCTCCGAGGAGGCCATCACCAGCGGCCGCGGCGTCGGCGTCCCCGGCGCCCCCGCCACCTGGGACGCGGCCCTGCGGTCCTGGGGCAGCAGATCGCTCGGGCAGGTGCTGAAGCCGGCCGAGCGGCTGGCCCGCAAGGGCTTCACCGTCGACGAGACCTTCCGGCAGCAGACCGCCGACAACGAGCGGCGCTTCCGCGACTTCCCCGCCACCGCCCGCCTGTTCCTCCCGGGCGGCAAGCTCCCGGCCGTCGGCGCCACCCTGAAGAACCCCGACCTCGCCCGCACCTACGAACTGGTGGGCAAGCGCGGCATCGGCGCGATGTACGGCGGCGACGTGGGCCGCGACGTCGTCCGTACCGTCCGCAAGCCCCCCGTCGCCCCCGGCGCGCACCGCGTCGTGCGCGCCGGTGACATGACCCAACGCGACCTGCGGGCGTACACCGTCAAGCGCCCCGGACCCACGCACACCACCTACCGGGGGCTCGACGTCTACGGGATGGGCCCCTCGGCCTCGGGCGGGATCGCCGTCGCCGAGGCGCTGAACGTCCTGGAGAAGAGCGACCTCCGCAAGCTCGACGACAAGACGTACCTGCACCGCTACCTGGAGGCGAGCCGGATCGCGTTCGCCGACCGCAACCGGTGGATCGGCGACCCCGCGCAGGAGAACGTGCCCACCGCGGCGCTGACGTCGAAGCGGTTCGCGGCCTCGCGGGCCTGTCTGATCAAGGACAGCCGGGCGCTGACCAGCCCGCTCGCCCCCGGCGACCCCCGGCATCCCAAGCCCTGCGGCACGACGGGCCGGGCCGCCCCCACCCCGTACGAGGGGCAGCAGACCACCCATATGACGGTGGCCGACAAGTGGGGGAACGTCGTCTCCTACACCTTCACCATCGAGCAGACCGGCGGCAGCGGCATCACCGTGCCCGGCCGCGGTTTCCTGCTCAATAACGAGCTGACCGACTTCTCGTTCACCCCGGTCAGCCCGGGCGTCCACGACCCGAACCTGCCCGGCCCGGGCAAGCGCCCGCGCTCGTCGATCTCGCCGACGATCGTCCTCGACCACGGGAAGCTGAAGTTCGCGCTGGGTTCGCCGGGCGGGGCGACGATCATCACCACCGTCCTCCAGACGCTGCTCAACCACGTGGACCGCGGGATGCCGCTGGTCGACGCCATCGCCGCGCCGCGCGCCAGCCAGCGCAACAGCGCGACGACGGACGTGGAACAGGCGCTCTGGGACAGTTCCGTCCGCCGCCAACTGGAGGCGAAGGGGCAGGTGTTCAAGCTGAACCCGTCCTTCATCGGCGCCGCTACGGGCGTCGAACGGCTGCCGGACGGGCGGTGGCTGGCAGCCGCGGAGAAGGTGCGGCGCGGCGGCGGGTCCGCGATGGTGGTGCGGCCGGGGCGGTGA
- a CDS encoding SGNH/GDSL hydrolase family protein — protein sequence MADAGAHGGRYGKVLAAVGAATALAAGAAAPATAATPAHGGERYVALGDSYTSAPGVPTQSGGDCARSSVNYPSLTAKALHQKSFKDVSCSGAKTDDMWRAQGANAPQLNALGRKTRLVTVGIGGNDIGFGEIIGTCAQLSVSDPAGAPCRKKYTAADGGDLLNKRIADAAPKVARVLKAVHQRAPHARVVLVGYPSIMPDSGVGCFPNVPIAAGDTPYLRDTEKKLNAMLKQQARKAHVRYADTYRATVGHDVCRPQADRWIEGAQPARPAAPFHPNADGERAMAKPVITQARGR from the coding sequence GTGGCAGACGCAGGCGCACACGGCGGGCGGTACGGCAAGGTGCTGGCGGCGGTCGGCGCCGCCACGGCCCTGGCGGCGGGGGCCGCCGCCCCCGCCACGGCCGCCACCCCGGCCCACGGCGGCGAGCGCTACGTCGCCCTCGGCGACTCGTACACCTCCGCGCCCGGCGTGCCCACCCAGAGCGGCGGCGACTGTGCCCGCTCCAGCGTCAACTACCCGTCGCTCACGGCGAAGGCGCTGCACCAGAAGTCGTTCAAGGACGTCAGCTGCAGCGGCGCCAAGACCGACGACATGTGGCGCGCGCAGGGTGCCAACGCCCCGCAGCTGAACGCCCTCGGCAGGAAGACCCGCCTGGTCACCGTCGGCATCGGCGGCAACGACATCGGCTTCGGCGAGATCATCGGCACCTGCGCCCAGCTCTCCGTCTCCGACCCGGCCGGCGCCCCCTGCCGCAAGAAGTACACCGCGGCCGACGGCGGCGACCTGCTGAACAAGCGCATCGCCGACGCCGCGCCCAAGGTCGCCCGCGTCCTCAAGGCCGTCCACCAGCGCGCCCCGCACGCCCGCGTCGTCCTCGTCGGCTACCCGTCGATCATGCCGGACAGCGGTGTCGGCTGCTTCCCCAACGTCCCGATCGCGGCCGGGGACACCCCGTACCTGCGGGACACCGAGAAGAAGCTCAACGCCATGCTGAAGCAGCAGGCGCGCAAGGCCCACGTCCGGTACGCCGACACCTACCGCGCCACCGTCGGCCACGACGTCTGCCGCCCGCAGGCCGACCGCTGGATCGAGGGCGCCCAGCCGGCCCGTCCGGCCGCGCCGTTCCACCCGAACGCCGACGGCGAGCGGGCGATGGCCAAGCCGGTGATCACCCAGGCGCGGGGCCGCTGA